The Pyrenophora tritici-repentis strain M4 chromosome 10, whole genome shotgun sequence genome contains a region encoding:
- a CDS encoding Sss1, Preprotein translocase subunit Sss1 translates to MENIKEFADMPAEFLKEGTLFMNRCTKPDKKEFIRISQAVGIGFLIMGVIGYVVKLVHIPVNNILVGGS, encoded by the exons ATGGAGAACATCAAGGAGTTTGCCGA TATGCCCGCTGAGTTCCTCAAGGAGGGTACTCTCTTCATGAACCGCTGCACCA AGCCCGACAAGAAGGAGTTCATCAGGATATCGCAAGCAGTCGGAATCGGTTTCTTGATCATGG GAGTTATTGGCTACGTCGTCAAGCTCGTCCACATTCCCGTCAACAACATCCTCGTTGGTGGCTCATAG
- a CDS encoding WD40 repeat protein, producing MRRELGIGSDGRQKNATRLMKQDMIPESAADTIIHYNARCYSGQFSDDGNFFFSCAQDFKVRMYDTSNPYDWKYYKTVRYHGGQWTITDASLSPDNRFLAYSSIRSVVSLAHTDPDNDSEPHLLDFNDMGSRNPRGFSSHFGIWSIRFSGDGREIVAGTGDNSVYVYDIERRQSVLRIRGHQDDVNAVCFGDTQSPHILYSGSDDTTLKVWDRRSMGDGREAGVFLGHTEGLTYVDSKGDGRYVLSNGKDQTAKLWDLRKMMSKEKADTIDPNKYTTRFEYRSNAYDPKDYSPHPYDCSLVTFRGHKVLKTLIRCHFSPPGSTDSRYVYSGSYDGSVHIWNMDATHAGKVNVLKATRNSRPRDPDFLAGTYDYWGRNEGRWMTCVRDASWHPNAPVIAATSWNGWGTSQGTCTVHTWNDGVEDDEATPEVGRRVNAQLQHDERLYRRHPTWYEDMMEDD from the exons ATGCGACGAGAGTTGGGCATCGGTAGTGATGGGCGGCAGAAGAACGCAACAAGGCTTATGAAGCAGGACATGATACCAGAATCAGCGGCCGACACCATCATACATTACAATGCGCGATGCTATTCTGGACAGTTTTCCGACGACGGcaacttcttcttctcttgTGCGCAGGACTTCAAAGTGCGCATGTACGATACGTCAAACCCATACGACTGGAAATACTACAAG ACAGTGAGATACCATGGTGGCCAATGGACGATTACAGATGCCTCATTAAGTCCTGACAATCGCTTTTTGGCATACAGCTCGATTCGAAGCGTCGTGAGTTTAGCACATACGGATCCAGATAATGATTCCGAGCCGCATTTACTCGATTTCAACGACATGGGCTCTCGCAACCCCCGTGGCTTCTCCTCACATTTCGGT ATATGGTCGATACGCTTCTCTGGTGATGGCCGTGAAATTGTAGCAGGAACAGGAGACAACTCCGTCTACGTTTACGACATTGAGCGACGTCAATCAGTGCTCCGTATACGAGGCCACCAAGATGATGTAAATGCGGTCTGTTTCGGTGACACTCAATCGCCACATATTCTATACTCGGGCTCGGACGACACAACGCTTAAGGTCTGGGACCGAAGAAGTATGGGTGATGGCCGAGAAGCTGGTGTTTTCCTAGGCCACACTGAAGGTTTAACCTACGTCGACAGTAAAGGAGACGGGCGATACGTGCTCAGCAATGGAAAAGACCAAACTGCAAAGTTATGGGATCTGAGGAAGATGATGTCCAAAGAGAAGGCTGACACGATTGATCCGAATAAATACACGACGCGCTTTGAGTATCGATCCAACGCTTACGACCCTAAGGACTATAGCCCACATCCTTACGACTGCTCGCTTGTTACTTTCCGTGGCCACAAGGTATTAAAGACGCTTATTAGATGTCATTTCTCGCCCCCTGGTAGTACCGACTCCCGCTACGTCTATTCTGGTAGCTATGACGGTTCGGTTCATATTTGGAACATGGATGCAACGCATGCCGGTAAAGTGAATGTCCTAAAAGCGACGAGGAATTCGCGGCCACGCGATCCAGACTTCCTTGCTGGAACCTATGATTATTGGGGTAGGAACGAGGGCCGATGGATGACTTGTGTCCGAGACGCGAGCTGGCACCCCAATGCGCCTGTGATTGCTG CGACGTCATGGAACGGATGGGGCACCTCACAAGGGACATGCACAGTTCACACATGGAACGATGGCGTTGAGGACGACGAGGCAACGCCGGAAGTCGGTCGACGGGTCAATGCGCAACTACAGCATGACGAGCGGTTGTACAGGAGACACCCAACGTGGTACGAAGACATGATGGAAGATGATTGA
- a CDS encoding PPE-repeat protein translates to MADDDNFDIDIYGDEPYQDSTAQQDTTVTDSNVPDTDANAATLNNASDNTKPESGDHTAGDPANGDSHHEQTTQQIASTGGSAGLDVHKQAPQQQGTKRKQGEDDDRPTDPGATAALMINDVNWWVSEEDIRGWANQSGCEDELIEVSFSEHKVNGKSKGQVFALMNSPQAATALKHKIENLFKDQAHTKKPTAIFSPPHVNPFKTLPKDVPTRDKGRNDRVIASNYGNSGGYNNNRGGYNNNRGGNFNRGGGMGYNNNRNYSPVNNNMGGNMGGYGAQPPMNNFGNPMGGMNNFGGGFNRGGMMGGGMRGGMGNRGRGGNMGMNPMGGNPMGGMNMPMGGNMMGMGANMMGMGGGNMGMMGGMGGGFGGNPGFNPGFFNGNQGGNENTWQNPHGAKRPRPE, encoded by the exons ATGGCCGACGACGACAACTTCGATATCGACATCTACGGCGATGAACCTTACCAAGATTCGACCGCCCAGCAAGACACCACAGTGACCGACTCCAACGTCCCCGATACAGATGCCAATGCAGCTACCCTGAACAATGCATCCGACAACACAAAGCCCGAAAGCGGTGACCACACAGCCGGTGACCCGGCGAATGGAGATAGCCATCACGAACAGACTACACAACAGATAGCGTCCACAGGCGGCTCGGCTGGTCTAGATGTTCACAAGCAGGCACCACAACAGCAAGGCACAAAGCGCAAGCAAGGCGAGGATGACGATCGTCCGACCGACCCTGGCGCTACCGCAGCCCTGATGATCAACGATGTCAACTGGTGGGTCAGTGAAGAAGACATTCGCGGATGGGCCAACCAGAGCGGCTGCGAAGACGAGCTTATCGAAGTCTCCTTCAGCGAGCACAAGGTCAACGGCAAGAGCAAAGG TCAAGTTTTTGCTCTAATGAATTCACCACAAGCAGCTACTGCTTTGAAGCACAAAATTGAGAACCTGTTCAAAGACCAAGCGCACACCAAAAAGCCGACCGCCATCTTCAGTCCTCCCCACGTCAACCCATTCAAGACATTACCAAAGGATGTCCCAACACGAGACAAGGGTAGGAACGACCGTGTGATTGCCAGCAACTACGGAAACTCGGGCGGCTATAACAACAACCGAGGTGGTTACAACAATAATAGGGGCGGGAACTTCAACAGAGGCGGTGGTATGGGCTATAACAACAACCGCAACTACAGTCCGGTAAATAATAACATGGGCGGAAACATGGGAGGCTATGGCGCCCAGCCACCTATGAACAACTTTGGAAACCCCATGGGAGGCATGAACAACTTTGGGGGCGGCTTCAACCGTGGTGGTATGATGGGCGGTGGCATGCGCGGTGGCATGGGTAATCGTGGTCGCGGCGGAAACATGGGCATGAATCCGATGGGTGGAAACCCGATGGGCGGAATGAATATGCCAATGGGTGGCAACATGATGGGCATGGGAGCCAATATGATGGGTATGGGTGGTGGCAACATGGGCATGATGGGAGGAATGG GAGGCGGCTTTGGTGGCAACCCAGGCTTCAACCCAGGCTTCTTTAATGGTAATCAGGGTGGCAATGAGAATACCTGGCAAAACCCTCATGGCGCTAAACGACCACGCCCGGAGTAG
- a CDS encoding Tropomyosin multi-domain protein, which produces MSIFNSVLGSLSPPPGFRKSFEDPHARDHELPVYNSPPSPRIPPPVTASVLWSAPKTALLPPPRVPDDLIALQRRARHLEQQLQELLDAQADGLMGGLGAGDVIPDDLVSNGSTTPTVSSVRSSDRSAENGDTRQIPKRKKVGLDTARRGISRRIRQLASVKSEELDLLDEDLRKLQTTVEKTDAWSQKRIRLEKKIHDIECEDAGAKAKSLQTEASKLEQEIRQKEEELWALKRRHRRVLDELADTENSAEAKIASYKTALSLLDREISNFLERPPNADHVPMSSSPFLTLPAKRRTLDMAREYWQDEYARLAEKCEEVDTDRGALEEGAHLWTEVVKKVADYETSLQDYMQHAGRNGSPDASQLLEQMDKTISYLEEKLDYATSRSWNLLVCAVGAELEAFTQGRTMLVEALGTKRKGKEKALGSLLDHDGFQTEQQEDMTISAIRISRSPQRQPTPPKPSFFDSEDEDPDPELMISHQDHDTG; this is translated from the coding sequence ATGTCCATCTTTAATTCAGTACTGGGCTCGCTGTCTCCTCCTCCGGGATTCAGGAAATCATTCGAAGATCCACATGCGCGCGACCACGAGCTACCGGTGTACAACTCCCCGCCGTCTCCTCGAATTCCACCCCCCGTTACTGCCTCAGTACTATGGAGCGCCCCCAAAACCGCCTTATTACCACCACCTCGGGTGCCCGACGATCTGATAGCTTTGCAACGACGAGCGCGACACCTCGAACAACAGCTGCAAGAGCTGCTCGATGCTCAGGCAGATGGTTTAATGGGCGGGCTAGGCGCGGGTGATGTCATACCGGACGATCTCGTGTCAAATGGCAGTACTACACCAACTGTGAGTAGTGTAAGGTCGAGTGATAGGAGTGCAGAGAATGGGGATACCCGGCAAATACCCAAGCGGAAGAAAGTCGGTCTCGACACAGCGAGAAGAGGCATCTCCAGGCGTATAAGACAACTTGCTAGTGTCAAGTCTGAAGAACTGGATTTGCTAGACGAAGATTTGAGAAAACTGCAAACCACAGTGGAGAAGACCGACGCGTGGAGCCAGAAGCGCATACGACTCGAGAAGAAGATCCACGATATAGAATGCGAAGACGCAGGCGCAAAAGCGAAGAGCCTACAAACTGAAGCTTCGAAGCTAGAGCAAGAAATACGGCAAAAAGAAGAGGAGCTTTGGGCCCTGAAGCGACGGCATCGACGGGTGCTGGACGAGCTGGCAGATACCGAGAACTCGGCGGAAGCAAAGATAGCGTCCTACAAAACGGCACTCTCGTTGCTGGATCGTGAAATCTCAAACTTCCTTGAAAGACCTCCAAACGCGGACCATGTACCAATGTCATCCTCGCCGTTCCTTACACTCCCAGCGAAGCGGAGAACTCTCGATATGGCGCGTGAATATTGGCAAGACGAGTACGCAAGGTTAGCAGAAAAATGCGAAGAGGTCGACACAGACCGCGGCGCGCTTGAGGAGGGGGCACATCTATGGACAGAAGTCGTGAAGAAGGTAGCAGACTACGAAACAAGCCTACAAGATTATATGCAGCACGCGGGACGGAATGGTTCTCCTGATGCTTCTCAGCTCCTCGAGCAAATGGATAAGACCATTAGCTACCTGGAAGAAAAGCTGGACTACGCCACTTCGCGCAGCTGGAACTTGCTGGTATGCGCTGTTGGGGCAGAACTTGAGGCATTCACGCAAGGTAGAACCATGTTGGTCGAGGCTCTGGGCACAAAACGAAAAGGCAAGGAGAAAGCTCTAGGGTCACTACTAGATCATGATGGGTTTCAAACGGAGCAACAGGAGGATATGACGATATCAGCTATTAGAATCAGCAGATCGCCGCAAAGGCAGCCAACTCCGCCAAAGCCATCGTTCTTCGACTCAGAAGATGAAGATCCTGATCCAGAACTGATGATTTCGCATCAGGATCACGATACCGGTTGA